Proteins co-encoded in one Corylus avellana chromosome ca9, CavTom2PMs-1.0 genomic window:
- the LOC132161843 gene encoding zinc finger CCCH domain-containing protein 14-like, translating into MDTRKRGRPEAGLNANGGFKKSKQEMDSTGVGSKSKPCTKFFSTAGCPFGESCHFLHFVPGGYNAVAQMMNLAPAVPAASRNMAGPPAIPNGSTPSVKTRMCNKYNTAEGCKFGDKCHFAHNEWELGKPIAPSHEDPRAMGSMQGRMGARMEPPPPGPAASFGASATAKISVDASLAGAIIGKGGVNSKQICRQTGAKLSIREHESDPNLRNIELEGTFEQIKEASAMVRQLTVTVSVSGPPKSHGMPGAAAPPGSNYKTKLCENFTKGSCTFGERCHFAHGGAELRKAGV; encoded by the exons ATGGATACTCGTAAGAGAGGGAGGCCTGAAGCTGGGTTGAACGCTAATGGCGGCTTCAAGAAGTCCAAGCAAG AAATGGACTCAACTGGTGTAGGAAGCAAATCGAAGCCATGCACCAAGTTTTTCAG CACTGCCGGCTGTCCCTTTGGTGAGAGCTGCCACTTTCTGCATTTTGTTCCTGGTGGTTATAATGCTGTGGCCCAGATGATGAATCTTGCCCCGGCTGTTCCTGCAGCATCTAGAAACATGGCTGGGCCACCAGCCATTCCTAATGGCTCTACACCTTCAGTTAAAACTCGCATGTGCAACAAGTATAATACTGCTGAAGGCTGCAAATTTGGTGACAAATGCCATTTCGCTCATAATGAGTGGGAACTTGGTAAGCCTATCGCTCCATCCCATGAGGATCCGCGTGCCATGGGATCTATGCAAGGCCGTATGGGTGCTCGTATGGAGCCACCCCCACCAGGCCCTGCTGCTAGCTTTGGTGCCTCAGCTACTGCAAAAATCAGTGTTGATGCTTCCCTTGCTGGAGCCATCATCGGGAAGGGCGGTGTGAACTCCAAGCAGATATGTCGTCAGACAGGAGCCAAGCTTTCAATTCGAGAACACGAGTCTGATCCTAATCTAAGGAACATTGAACTTGAGGGGACTTTTGAACAGATCAAGGAAGCAAGTGCCATGGTGAGACAACTAACCGTGACCGTTTCAGTCTCTGGTCCTCCAAAATCCCATGGAATGCCTGGGGCAGCAGCTCCGCCAGGAAGCAACTATAAGACTAAGCTGTGTGAAAATTTTACTAAAGGATCCTGCACTTTTGGAGAAAGATGTCACTTTGCTCATGGTGGTGCTGAATTGCGCAAGGCAGGAGTTTGA
- the LOC132161844 gene encoding zinc finger CCCH domain-containing protein 14-like — translation MDTRKRGRTEAGLNANGGFKKSKQEMDSTGVGSKSKPCTKFFSTAGCPFGESCHFLHFVPGGYNAVAQMMNLAPAVPSASRNMSGPPATPNGSTPSVKTRLCNKYNTAEGCKFGDKCYFAHNEWELGKPIAPSHEDPRAMGHMQGRMGARMEPPPPGPAASFGASATAKISVDASLAGAIIGKGGVNSKQICRQTGAKLSIREHESDPNLRNIELEGTFEQIKEASAMVRQLIVTVSVSGPPKSHGMPGAAASPGSNYKTKLCENFTKGSCTFGERCHFAHGGAELRKAGV, via the exons ATGGATACTCGTAAGAGAGGGAGGACTGAAGCTGGGTTGAACGCTAATGGCGGCTTCAAAAAGTCCAAGCAAG AAATGGACTCAACTGGTGTAGGAAGCAAATCGAAGCCATGCACCAAGTTTTTCAG CACTGCCGGCTGTCCCTTTGGTGAGAGCTGCCACTTTCTGCATTTTGTTCCCGGTGGTTATAATGCTGTGGCCCAGATGATGAATCTTGCCCCGGCCGTTCCTTCAGCATCTAGAAACATGTCTGGGCCACCAGCCACCCCTAATGGCTCTACACCTTCAGTTAAAACTCGCTTGTGCAACAAGTATAATACTGCTGAAGGCTGCAAATTTGGTGACAAATGCTATTTCGCTCATAATGAGTGGGAACTTGGTAAGCCTATCGCTCCATCCCATGAGGATCCGCGTGCCATGGGACATATGCAAGGCCGAATGGGTGCTCGTATGGAGCCACCCCCACCAGGCCCTGCTGCTAGCTTTGGTGCCTCAGCTACTGCAAAAATCAGTGTTGATGCTTCGCTTGCTGGAGCCATCATCGGGAAGGGCGGTGTGAATTCCAAGCAGATATGTCGGCAGACAGGAGCCAAGCTTTCAATTCGAGAACACGAGTCTGATCCTAATCTAAGGAACATTGAACTTGAGGGGACTTTTGAACAGATCAAGGAAGCAAGTGCCATGGTGAGACAGCTAATCGTGACCGTTTCAGTCTCTGGCCCTCCAAAATCCCATGGAATGCCTGGGGCAGCGGCTTCACCAGGAAGCAACTATAAGACTAAGCTGTGTGAAAATTTTACTAAAGGATCCTGCACTTTTGGAGAAAGATGTCACTTTGCTCATGGTGGTGCTGAATTGCGTAAGGCAGGAGTTTGA
- the LOC132162107 gene encoding late embryogenesis abundant protein 46-like, which translates to MDAGKETAANLTASAKAGLEKTKATIDEKLELMKAKDPAQKEVATKKKEERFTQASHEEKEAHARNAATKEAGKAGNPTGIHPTSGLPGQGTGH; encoded by the exons ATGGACGCAGGGAAGGAAACGGCAGCCAACTTAACGGCCTCCGCTAAGGCTGGCTTGGAGAAGACCAAGGCCACCATAGATgagaag TTGGAACTGATGAAAGCCAAAGATCCAGCGCAGAAAGAAGTGGCGACCAAAAAGAAGGAGGAGAGGTTCACTCAAGCTAGTCACGAAGAGAAGGAGGCGCATGCCCGCAACGCCGCTACCAAAGAGGCGGGAAAGGCTGGCAATCCCACCGGAATCCACCCGACGTCAGGCTTGCCTGGACAGGGCACCGGCCACTGA